The following coding sequences lie in one Acidobacteriota bacterium genomic window:
- a CDS encoding choice-of-anchor D domain-containing protein, giving the protein MKQGWASTVTGLLSAVAATEVLVADDGTAETVVSDNGVIVVNRLTPSVYPATLQAIRLIVPRVAGLPTPVGSQLKLVAFVGAAGTARPTANPTFVVNQVVTIPEAATTGFIDFTISNGPTITSGDFYVGFQTPTPFGGVVFAADVNGTPRQRAYVSSNNGASFSGPLTLQGTTTPINVLIRAVVANDVPATSRIDVPASFGFSTSNVGIAQQQNLPVVNIGGAALTITSITSNNPQFTIVSPSLPATIAAGAQSQIGVRFTPTGAGLQTGTLTIASNDPATPAINIALSGLGGSATVPSTVFITSDAAVSGSIASPPSGSKVLFDTQYAIFVPPGITQLKLDLTGTQDVDLFARFNQRITLSGTTIVADHSSTNGNTLPETIIITPGGLPALQSGLYYIAVDNFGPGAATFTLSVTMTGGTGSGAVAAVSAASYLGTEASAEQIVALFGANLATGTQIADVIPLPTTLLGTTVKIRDSAGTERSAPLFFVSPGQINALIPTGTVNGSAQIVITSGDGKVSTGVIQISSVVPGLFAANANGLGVAAATALRVRADNSQSFESVSTFDAAQSQFVSVPIDLGPETDQVFLVLNGTGIRGRSNLSAVTAIIGGTSARVDYAGPQGVYVGLDQINVLIPRSLAGRGEADVVLTVNGKPANAVKINIK; this is encoded by the coding sequence TTGAAACAAGGGTGGGCTTCCACAGTTACCGGCTTGCTTTCCGCTGTCGCCGCCACAGAAGTGTTAGTGGCAGATGATGGAACCGCTGAAACGGTCGTTTCGGACAACGGAGTTATCGTTGTCAACCGGTTGACGCCTTCGGTTTATCCGGCAACGTTGCAGGCGATTCGTCTAATCGTTCCGCGTGTTGCGGGCCTTCCCACGCCAGTTGGATCACAACTCAAGCTCGTCGCTTTTGTTGGAGCGGCGGGAACAGCAAGGCCGACCGCCAATCCCACGTTTGTGGTCAATCAGGTCGTGACCATTCCGGAAGCCGCCACAACCGGCTTTATTGACTTTACGATCTCGAATGGCCCGACAATCACATCCGGAGATTTTTACGTCGGGTTTCAAACGCCGACACCGTTTGGCGGAGTAGTTTTTGCGGCGGATGTGAATGGAACTCCGCGACAACGGGCGTATGTTTCATCCAACAACGGCGCTTCGTTCAGTGGGCCATTGACCTTGCAAGGAACGACAACGCCAATCAATGTGCTCATTCGCGCAGTTGTGGCGAATGATGTACCCGCTACGTCGCGGATTGATGTTCCTGCATCCTTCGGCTTCAGCACGTCCAACGTCGGTATCGCCCAACAGCAGAATTTGCCCGTGGTAAACATCGGAGGGGCGGCACTGACCATCACAAGCATCACCTCCAACAATCCGCAATTTACGATTGTTTCCCCGTCATTGCCGGCAACGATTGCCGCAGGCGCGCAATCGCAAATCGGCGTTCGCTTTACGCCCACAGGCGCAGGGCTGCAAACCGGAACGCTGACGATTGCCAGCAATGATCCCGCAACGCCCGCCATCAACATCGCGCTGAGCGGACTTGGCGGTTCCGCGACAGTGCCCTCGACCGTGTTTATCACCTCGGATGCGGCTGTGAGCGGCTCGATTGCATCGCCGCCTTCGGGATCGAAAGTATTGTTTGACACGCAGTACGCGATTTTTGTCCCTCCGGGAATCACGCAGTTGAAACTGGATTTGACCGGCACCCAGGACGTAGACCTGTTTGCGCGATTCAACCAACGCATCACGCTATCCGGCACCACAATCGTGGCCGATCACAGTTCAACCAACGGCAATACATTGCCCGAAACGATCATCATCACGCCCGGCGGATTGCCCGCGCTTCAATCCGGTTTGTATTACATCGCCGTGGATAACTTCGGCCCCGGCGCAGCCACCTTTACCCTGTCAGTCACGATGACCGGCGGGACAGGTTCCGGCGCGGTTGCCGCAGTTTCCGCGGCAAGTTACCTGGGAACGGAAGCTTCAGCGGAACAGATTGTCGCTTTGTTTGGCGCGAATCTGGCTACGGGGACGCAAATTGCGGACGTGATACCTTTACCCACCACGCTGTTGGGCACAACGGTCAAAATCCGTGACAGCGCAGGTACCGAACGCTCCGCGCCGCTATTCTTTGTTTCGCCCGGACAGATTAACGCATTGATTCCGACGGGAACGGTCAATGGCTCAGCGCAAATCGTCATCACCAGCGGCGACGGAAAAGTTTCGACTGGTGTGATTCAAATTTCCAGCGTTGTGCCGGGATTGTTTGCCGCGAACGCGAACGGGCTGGGCGTCGCAGCCGCCACGGCCTTGCGGGTGCGAGCCGACAACTCTCAAAGCTTTGAGTCGGTTTCGACCTTTGACGCGGCGCAGAGCCAATTTGTCTCCGTGCCAATTGACCTGGGGCCGGAAACAGATCAAGTGTTTCTGGTGCTCAATGGCACGGGCATTCGCGGGCGCAGCAATCTTTCAGCAGTGACTGCAATCATTGGCGGCACATCAGCGCGCGTAGATTACGCTGGGCCACAAGGCGTTTATGTCGGACTCGATCAAATCAACGTCCTGATTCCGCGCAGCCTGGCGGGCCGCGGCGAAGCGGATGTCGTGCTGACTGTAAATGGAAAACCGGCGAATGCAGTCAAAATCAACATCAAGTAA
- a CDS encoding CoA pyrophosphatase, which translates to MSDFERIRRRLDERLAPPHSLQIEAARIRQAAVTLLLRDDQRATELLIIKRAEREGDPWSGHLALPGGRAEPQDEDLLVTAARETYEEVGIDLFDEGRFIGQLPLLKPNNPRLPQIEITPLVALAPSQLSFRLSEEVDDVLWLPIGQLKREGLSAVYEMRFGNLVKKWPAYPSPLGPIWGITERILSDFLSLLDSE; encoded by the coding sequence ATGAGCGATTTCGAGCGAATCCGCCGCAGACTCGACGAACGGCTTGCGCCGCCGCACAGCCTTCAGATCGAAGCTGCGCGCATTCGGCAAGCTGCCGTCACATTGCTTTTGCGCGACGATCAAAGAGCCACAGAGTTGTTGATCATCAAACGCGCTGAGCGAGAAGGCGATCCGTGGTCGGGTCATTTGGCATTGCCCGGTGGTCGCGCTGAACCCCAAGACGAAGATTTGCTGGTGACGGCGGCGCGCGAAACTTACGAAGAGGTCGGCATTGATCTATTTGACGAAGGCCGTTTCATCGGCCAGTTGCCGCTGTTGAAACCAAACAATCCGCGCTTGCCGCAGATTGAAATCACGCCGTTGGTTGCACTCGCTCCATCACAGCTATCCTTCAGGTTAAGCGAAGAGGTGGACGACGTTCTATGGCTGCCAATTGGCCAGCTCAAACGCGAAGGATTGTCCGCTGTTTACGAAATGCGGTTTGGCAATTTGGTCAAAAAATGGCCTGCGTATCCCAGCCCGCTTGGGCCCATCTGGGGAATCACCGAACGCATTTTGTCGGATTTTTTGAGCTTGCTGGATTCTGAGTAA